The stretch of DNA CTCAGACAGAAGACTAAAGTGAAGATGCTTTTAAAATGACATAAATAGTTTTTACTTGTCAGTTAACAACACAGGAAGTGCGGCAAACCAAAAATACCCAAATCAGTTTCACTATTTTAGAAAAGTTTCacactgtgttttatttttaccaGTGGAGGATTCTGTGTTTTACCCTCCTGTTGTATACAGTGGAGGGGCAAATACGCTACACCATACCAGAGGAGTTAAAGGAGGGCTCGGTTGTCGGACATATAGCAAAAGAccttggttttggattatcagATATTTCTGATCGCAGACTAAGGATAGCCTCTGACACCGGTAAGCAGTATTTTCACATAGACATGAGAAAAGGTGAACTCACTGTGAATGAGAGAATAGACCGGGAGACATTATGCTCACAGACAATTCCATGCGTATTGCCTTTAGAGGCCATTGTTGAAAATCCCTTACAACTGTATCGtattgaaattgaaatacaAGACATTAATGACAACAGTCCTACATTCCACTCCAATGAACGCATTTTGAAGATTCCAGAAAATGTTAATCCAGGGGCTAAATTTCCCCTAGAAAAAGCAGAAGATCCTGACGTGGCCAAATCAGTTTCACTATTTTAGAAAAGTTTCACACTCTACATGCAGAAGATTGAAAATTACAGTGTTAAGACAAATGcttaaaacttttgcacagtactgtatgcagagatgcatacacacaatgaTGCATGCATACCTATTTGCgtccaaacacatacaaataacatGTATGGAAGTATAGAGTAGCGCCAAAACAAAGGTTGGAGAAACAGGCCTATAgacttcctcccatccatcccaGCAGATTTCTTGAATGTGTAGTTATTGAATGAAATTGTTTTCTTAACACTATTTGGTGGTGACTGATTTGAGTGACACATACTACAGTACTTTACATCTCTAAATCAAGACAGTTTATTTCATTAGATTGTTGTATTCCGTATTAACACATCCTTCAGAGCATCCTTATTTGAAATATCAAAAGATGAAAGTTCTGTCACTTGTACAAGAAACATGATTCTGATGGTGTGTGAGGTCAACAGTTAGTCAGTCATAGCATTCCCTCCAAGAAGTCCTACAGTTGATTATTTTTTTTGACTGAACTTTTACTCAAGCAACTTCTAAGTTGCCATGGGTGTCACATtgtgctctgtatgtgtgtatgtgtgtgtgtgtgtgtgtgtgtgttaatttatTTAACTTTCAGTTATCTATCTTGGCATTACCTAATTCACACAGGGCCATACCAGTGGGTTGGTGTTGTAGACATTCAGTGCCATCAAATAATTGAATTTGTCTTGATTTtacatacaaagaaatattCTCTTTCTATCCAACATAGTTTTTCACTGAGTGCTTCTCATATAGGCCAGTGGAGTCTCAAATGGGAGCATTAGACACCCCCTGGTATGTtatgtgtatgacagtgtgctAAATCGTTTAAATGGGGACAAATGCGTCTTCACGTGTGCTGTAACCTCTTTTGGCAGTAAATGTGGTAGTATAGACTAGTCATTTGCAGAGGAAGACCCTCTTTCTATGGCTGTCGAAGTATTCTAATGTTTTTACAGAGGGGAGTAAATAATGCTTTATAAATATGTAAAACCAGTCGTTTCATATATTTAGAAATTGTGGCTCTCCTTCGCTTGACGTATGTTGAAAGTAAGCCGAACCGTGGAGAGGCGTGTTTTGTGTATAAGTGGGTCATTCAGTAAAACGCATGCAGCTGCGCCTGTTCACCGCCTGTGTGGCGCTGTCCACCCGCGTGGTGCTGAAACGGAACCCTCTTTGTGTGACATGGACGCAACCATCTTGCTCTTCCTCGTGGTAGGTTCCTTTGTTGCTAGGGAGATTGGACTGCATTTAATCATTAATACGCTATTTTTGTATAGTTGAAAAAGCCATGCATGATTTTGTAgaatatatatgcatgtgaACTGCATCTTTTTATCCTATTTTTAAAAagatatatacacatattaagATACTATATATACCAATTCAGTTATGAATTTGCGTCAACGCCATGATCGgtttaagtctctctctctctcacatatgaGTCGTCACACTGTGTCGTCATCAAACAATACCCGCGTGCACAATCCACCCcacctttccctccttctcttcccacactctctccctctcacatatGAGCTCCCACTGCTGTTGACACCAGTGTAATTACATGAGAGATACTATCTGTGTTTGAGTCCCCTGCATTACCCTCATACCACCACATGAAGGCAGACAGAGAACAGGGACGACTATACatgaacagacagagaagaaaaaatacagttgttaaaaaataaacattttctttcttccGTCAGAGTTGTTTCAGAGTCTAACCTACTGAATTAGTATTCTTCATAACTGTTGAAAGTGAATAATAACTGGATATTAATAGATCTagcaaaataaatgaaagaaaatgttctaaatagaaaatgaataaagaaTTATATTTGATCACTTCTCACAATGTGTTGCTGTAGTTACACCCAAAGTTCAGTTTCAAATGAAAATGCTCAACCAAATATACATATCGAGGTAAAGCTGCATTCCTTTGCTCTGTTCAAGTATGCAGTACTTGCTTTGAACAGAGTGACTGTGCCTTTAAACAGTCTTGTACATTTGATTGGTCAAGACACGAATGCTCATGCATCCAATAGCATGCAGTATTGTAGAAAGAGATCCACTCCGTCTCCTTGCTGCTTTCAGTACTCCGATCTATTGGAACAGAAGCAAGAGAATTACATAGAGGAGACAAAGGGTTTTTGGTTTTATGAGCTGACAGCATGGGCACAACGAGCAACAAGAAATcttttactgaaattgtatttcaGAAAAGCTCTCACGGTGAAAATCTGGATTAGAAAACGATGAtggatgtgttttatttttaccaGTGGAGGATTCTGTGTTTTACCCTCCTGTTGTATACAGTGGAGGGGCAAATACGCTACACCATACCAGAGGAGTTAAAGGAGGGCTCGGTTGTCGGACATATAGCAAAAGAccttggttttggattatcagATATTTCTGATCGCAGATTAAGGATAGCCTCTGACACCGGTAAGCAGTATTTTCACATAGACATGAGAAAAGGTGAACTCACTGTGAATGAGAGAATAGACCGGGAGACATTATGCTCACAGACAATTCCATGCGTATTGCCTTTAGAGGCCATTGTTGAAAATCCCTTACAACTGTATCGtattgaaattgaaatacaAGACATTAATGACAACAGTCCTACATTCCACTCCAATGAACGCATTTTGAAGATTCCAGAAAATGTTAATCCAGGGGCTAAATTTCCCCTAGAAAAAGCAGAAGATCCTGACGTGGCCTCTAACTCTTTAAAGTCCTATAGTATTAGCAATAACGAAAATTTCATATTAAATGTGAAAAGTCAAGACGGGAAAAAAATTCCAGAGCTTGTTTTAGAAAAGTCCCTGGATCGCGAAAATAAAGCGGTTCACACGCTCATATTAACTGCTGTAGACGGGGGAAATCCAGTGAGAACAGGTACATCTGAAATTACCATTACAGTGTTAGACACAAACGATAATTCACCCCAGTTTGAGAAAGCATTCTATGAGGGAAGCGTTAAGGAAAGCACGGCACCTGGGGCAGAGGTTTTAAGGGTCAGAGCCATAGATTTAGACGAGGGTCCAAATGGAGATGTTGAGTATTTTTTTGGAGAGCAGTCGGCAGATACAACAATACAGTTGTTTGATATGAACTCAGAAACGGGGATAATCTCTGTAAAAGGACAGCTAGACTATGAAAAGGCAAATTTACACACATTTGATATCCTTGCTAAGGATAAGGGTAGTCCACGAATGGAGGGGCACTGCAGTGTTAAGATAAAAATAACTGATGTTAATGACAATGCTCCAGAAATAGTCATAACTTCGCTGACCAGTCCAATACCTGAAAATTCTCCTGTAGGGACTGTAGTCGCCCTCATTAGTGCTAAAGATGCTGATAGTGGTGAGAACGGAAAGGTGAGGGTTCAGGTAGCTTCGAACTCGCCATTTAAACTTAATCACTCCGTATCCAACCACTACATGTTGGTTACGAACGCACAGATTGATAGGGAGATTCATTCGAAATACGACATCCAGTTAAATGCTGTCGATTTGGGTTCACCTCCATTGTCAACGAGGAAAACGATTTCTATTTCCATTTCTGATACAAATGACAACCCACCTGTTTTTTCTCAAAAATCATATACAGTTTATGTGAACGAAAATTGCGCCCCTGGATCAATGCTGTTCTCAGTATCAGCTAAGGACCCAGACATCGCGAAAAATGCACAAATTAGTTATTCTATCTTAGATTCAGTCTCGCAAGAGTTTCCAGTTTTATCTTATGTTTATATAAATTCGGATAATGGAAGCATTTTCAGCATGCACTCATTTGACTATGAAAAACTGAAAGCGTTTCAGATCATAGTTCAAGCTAAAGACCAGGGTTCTCCGCCTCTTAGCAGCAACGCCACCGTGCATGTTTTTATTCTGGATCAAAACGACAATGTCCCCTCTGTCATTTACCCCTCCGCGGTCATGGGCTCTGTGTCTCATCAGAGGATGCCCCGGTCTGCTAAAACGGGGCACCTCGTTACCAAGGTAACAGCTGTGGATGCTGACTCGGGTCACAACGCCTGGATTTCCTATAGACTCACGGAAGCTACAGACTCGTCTCTGTTCGCTGTGAATCTTTATACTGGAGAGGTGAGGACTAAACGCTCTGTTTCAGAGCAGGATGACTCCTCTCAGAGACTGCTTATAGAGATCAAGGACAATGGAGAGCCAGTCCAGTCCACCACAGTCACAGTGGATATACTGATAGAGGACGGACTACACGAACCCATCTCAGACTTCAAACAGAAAGCAAcggaaaaagacaagaaaaacagTAAAATCACGTTCTACTTGATCCTTTCGTTAGCCTCggtgtctgtgttgtctctgttaACGTTTTTCATCTTACTTATTAAATGCGCTAGGGACGGTAGAGACAATGGGAGCTGCTGCATTAGCAGAGATTCTGACGGATACAAGAATCCCAACAGAAACCTACAGATCCAGCTGAACACTGACGGGCCTATTAAGTATGTGGAGGTTCTGGGAGGAGACATGATGTCTCAGAGTCAGTCGTTTGGGTCCTATCTGTCTCCAGTGTCAGAATTCAGTGACTTAACTTTCGTCAAGCCCAGCAGCACACTAGACTTTAAGGATACATTACGTGGATTAGACGCGTCCTTACCAGACAGCGCATGGACGTTCGAGGGTCAACAGGTGAGCACTTTTTCAACAAACTTACTCCTTTCATACTGTAAACTTTTCCACGGTGTGTATCTTTTTGATGACGATCATTTCTATTGTTGTGGTGACTCCTTGGATAACTGCGTCATTGTTTCCGATACTGGTTTTGCAGTATCTATTCCCTCACTTAAGATATGCCACATAGGATATGTTTAGACAAGTGATGGGTAAATTAGAAAATGTATGGAACACATAATGGAAATGAACATATGTTTTAAATATAGTCTAAATATAGTCGTTTGAGAGAATTCTAATTCTAACAAGTGCTCTATGTATTACGTGGCTTACATTCTCTAAAAATATAGCCAGCATCATACATACGTTCCAAGTGCACTGTTTCTTTAAGGCGCCATGTGATTTGTCGCGATTGTCTATTGGAGGGTTTTCCCACCAATAGCAAGACTCACTGCACAAAGAGATCCACTGTCTATCAGCCACAGCTCGTAAACCATGTACTGTTCAGACCAGGGAGAAAGGAGGTGGAAAGTACTCACTGCTCCCGCAATAAGACATGGAGTAACACCTTAAGAGATATCTGGATACCAAATCTCACTGGAATATAGTGACATGCATATAGGAAAGGTACTCGTCATGAGAGATCATCGTGTTTGGAAATGGGGCCAGTGATGAGAAAAATGCCCACAAAGCTGTGGGTGCTCTTGCTGTTTCACCTAACAGCCTTGTGGAATACAACGGACGCGCAAATTCGGTACACTATTCCCGAGGAATTAAAGGAGGGTTCAATTGTTGGCAATATCGCTAAAGACCTTAATTTGGAGGTGGCTGAGATATCCGATCGTAGGTTGAGAATAGCGTCTGACTCCGGTAAGCAGTATTTCGACGTGAATTTGGGGAAAGGCGACCTTATTGTGAATCAGAGAATTGATAGAGAGGAGCTATGCGGGCAGAGCTCAAGTTGTCTTTTGCCTCTGGAGATGATAATAGAAAACCCACTCAATCTGTATCGTGTTGAAATTGAAATTCAAGACATAAATGATAACTACCCCGTATTTCAGACCCGCgaacatattttaaatattgCAGAGTCTACAGTACCAGGCGCAAGGTTCCGTTTGGAATCTGCACAGGACTCTGATGTGGGCTCACATTCATTACGATCGTACACTCTGAGTAAAAACGGTCATTTCATATTAGAcgtcaaaacaaacaaagacggTACTAAATTGCCAGAGCTGGTTTTAGAAAAATCTCTGGATAGAGAAAAGGAAACAGTACACACTCTACTTCTGACAGCCATAGATGGCGGTAGTCCAGAACGGTCTGGGACAGCAGAGATCACTGTTCGTGTTCTGGACATTAATGACAATGCCCCTGTCTTTGACAAAGCCGTGTATGATGTTCAGCTACAAGAGAACACAGCACTTGGAGTGGTCGTAGTTACAGTCAAAGCGGTTGACCAAGATGAAGGATTGAACGCTGAAATAATGTATTCATTCGGACCGCACACAACCGAAGCTTTACACGAGCTGTTTTCAGTTGACACAGCTACTGGAGAGGTAAAAGTGAAAAACCAAGTGGATTATGAATCTGGCAGTTCATATAAATTTGACATAGTTGCCAGAGACAAAGGCGTGCCTGCCATGGAAGGTCTTTGTAGTATCCATTTAGATATTTTAGATATAAACGACAATGTTCCAGAAATAATTTTAAAGTCATTACCTAGCCCTGTTAGAGAGGATGCGCCTGTTGGAACTGTTGTGGCTTTGATAAGTGCAAAGGATGTGGACACAGGTGACAACGGACGAGTCATTTTGTCTCTAGCACCAGGGTTGCCATTTACCTTGAAACCATCGATTTCAAACAACTATGCTCTAGTCACGGGAGCTACATTAGATCGAGAGATGAACCCCACGTTCATGGTTGAAATACGGGCGTCTGACTCTGGATCACCGCCACTTACAtcaaagaaaaacataaaagtTGACGTTTTGGATGTAAATGACAACCCACCGGTATTCGCTCAGTCATTGTACACTGTGTATGTGCAGGAAAACAGCGCGGCCGGCTCCATACTTTGTTCTGTGTCAgcttctgattctgatttgggAGAAAATGCAAAAATAACTTATTCAGTGATAAATTCAAAGGGAGGAGACATCCCAATTTCTTCTTACGCTTACATTAATTCAGAAAACGGAACTGTTTTCAGTATGCACTCTTTTGATTATGAGAAAATCAAAGTTTTCCAGTTTCTTGTGCAGGCTAAAGACCAGGGCTCTCCATCTCTTAGCAGCAACGCTACTGTTCACGTTTTCATTCAGGATCAAAACGACAATGTCCCCACTGTCATTTACCCCTCCGCAGTCCTGGGCTCTGTGTCTCATCAGAGGATGCCCCGGTCTGCTAAAACGGGGCACCTCGTTACCAAAGTAACAGCTGTGGACGCAGACTCGGGCCACAACGCCTGGATTTCCTATAGACTCGCGGAAGCTACAGACTCGTCTCTGTTCGCTGTGAATCTTTATACTGGAGAGGTTAGGACTAAACGCTCTGTTTCAGAGCAGGATGACTCCTCTCAGAGACTGCTTATAGAGATCAAGGACAATGGCGAGCCAGTCCAGTCCACCACAGTCACAGTGGATATACTGATAGAGGACGGACTACACGAACCCATCTCAGATTTTAGACAGAAGGCGActgaaaaagacaagaaaaagagTAAAATCACGTTCTACTTGATCCTTTCGTTAGCCTCCGTGTCTGTGCTGTCTTTGGTAACGTTTTTCATCTTACTAATTAAGTGCGCTAGGGACAGTAGAGACAATGGGAGCTGCTGCATTAGCAGAGATTCTGACGGATACAAGAATCCCAACAGAAACCTACAGATCCAGCTGAACACTGACGGGCCTATTAAGTATGTGGAGGTTCTGGGAGGAGACATGATGTCTCAGAGTCAGTCGTTTGGGTCCTATCTGTCTCCAGTGTCAGAATTCAGTGACTTAACTTTCGTCAAGCCCAGCAGCACACTAGACTTTAAGGACACGTTACGTGGGCTTGATGCGTCATTACCAGACAGCGCGTGGACGTTCGAGAGTCAACAGGTGAGCATGCTTTGTTTTGTAGTGTTCTTCATAAGGAGTTGTAACTTTATATCGTTTATCCCTCTTGTTATTATCCCTCTTGCAGCAACTGAACAGCTGTTTGTAGTTATGAACTGACATTCTTGTTCCATGATGCAGTTGCATTAGTGCAACTTCAGCACTTGGCGTTATGCGTTGCAATTTATATGGAAATGTGTTGACAATGATATGTTTCCTCCAAAACGAAAACGATTGGTTAGCTGATAATTTACATTCTACAGTAATCCTGCATTCGATGTACACTGGTGCTCTCGGGATCTtaagggtattttgttttctaGTTGTTGTTTGAatcaaattgtatttttttcgtatATACTTGTATAGATTTAGCATGGCTATGGTTTTGTTGTCATTTCTATTATAAGTGGAAACTATTTGTGGTCTTAAGCATTCTTGCTTATGCTTCAGGtgtttaatgtatttgttgATGGAAAATAATATTGCGGAACATTATTCATTTAATGCCCCATTACCGTTATCATTGCTGCATCGTTGTTGTTCATGTAGATGCATTTATTTTAGTAACCAACTACAAATGTTACTTTTAATAGAGCTTCAGCATAAAAGGCAGGCATTTATAGTGATTTGTAGCCTAATTAAATATATTCTTACAGGGAAATGCTCTGAGGGTTAGGTAGGCCTAAATACTTCAATGCATCACCTTACTCAAAAGGCCAAACTTGCTACCTTTTGTCTTGATTTCAGAACCACTTGTACAGACAGCAACCGTTTTCGCCATGACTTCTACAGTGGACCCTAGCGGCTTTCTGTGTCTATTTTGTATCATTCATCGACATGCTTTAAATGGTACAGATGAGGTTGATATGATTCAATGAGTTTATCATATCTTGGCCTTAATAATATTTTGCCACATTAATATAACATAAGTTAAGTCTACTGTATAACTGAATGAATGTGATATCgatgcattcatacacactttGATATCTCATAAGCCTTAAAGACAGCTAATGTTTACTGTTCCTTTAAGTTGTCTCTTGTTAACCATTGGACCAGGCTGTGCTGAGCTCTGCACCAATAGCGTGCAGGATTGTACAAAGAGATCCACTCCCTCCCCCATTTGGTAGTGTACTGCTCGGTAGCTCTtccagtgttcatatgtgtgtgagaggagacagTGCGTAATTAAGGGTGGAATAATGTATATGCTTACAGTCCGGATCCATCGCAAGATGTATTTTTCTCACAGTGGCAAGGTTTTCGACGTGCTGAAGAGAAATTGATGGAAGTCACTGCCTTAAAACCGGAGAAATGAGACAATGCAGGGGCTTCGGAGCTTGGGAATGGTGGGGGACGTGGACATATTGTTTCCTTCTTTGGTGGAATATTGGTACAGCGCAAATTCGTTACACGATCCCAGAGGAACTGAAGGAGGGCTCTGTTGTTGGCAATGTTGCCAAAGACATCGGCTTGGACGCGTCTGAGTTAATCAATCGTAAGTTACGTATAGCGTCTGAATCAGGCAAATCGTACTTTAATGTTGATTTAGCGAAGGGCGAGTTAATAGTCAATGAAagaatagatagagagaagctTTGCGGACAACGCGCAGCTTGCATCTTACCTTTGCAGATTGTCATAGAAAACCCATTACAGCTGCATCGTTTAGAGATAGAGATACAGGATATAAATGACAATGCACCGCATTTTAATTTACAAGACAGTCTACTGAAAATAGCTGAATCCATCCCAGTTGGAGCACGATTTCCTTTAGAGAGCGCGAGTGACCCAGACGTCGGGAGCAATAGTTTGCACACGTATAATCTAAACAAGAACGAATGTTTCCGCTTAAATGTAAAAACGTTTGAAGATGGCAGAATCGTTCCTGAATTAATAGTGGAAAAGGCTTtggacagagaaaaacaacctGTTCACCAGATAATATTAACTGCGTTGGATGGAGGGAAACCAGTAAAGTCAGGAACTACAATAATAAACGTACAGGTTCAAGATAGCAATGATAACGAACCCAAGTTTGGACAAACAACATATAAAGCAACTGTAAAGGAAAATGCAGTCATAGGAAACAAAGTGGTTACCATAAAGGCGACAGATTTAGATGAGGGTCCCAATGGAGATGTCCAGTACTTTTTTGGTGCACATACTTCAGATTTAGTAAAAAACGTATTTTCCGTGAATTCTAATTCGGGTGAAATTACAGTAATAGGTCAAATAGACTATGAGGAAACTAAAGTGTATAGGTTTGATGTAACAGCAAAAGACAAAGGAACTCCGGAACTGGACGGCCATTCATCTGTTCAAGTTACTATTTTAGATGAGAATGACAATGCACCCGAAATTTCATTGACATCACCACCGAGCTCTCTCACAGAAGATGCTCCTATTGGTACTGTGGTGGCCTTGATAAATGTGAAAGATCCCGATTCGGCGGATAATGGAAAAGTCCAAGTTAACGTCGCATCGGGTAGTCCATTTAAACTAAAACCGTCTTTTGAGAACCATTATTCTTTGGTCACGGATGCAGTTTTAGACCGTGAAACGTATCCGGAGTATAATGTGCACGTGGGTGCCTACGATTCTGGGTCACCATCGCTGAAAACGAATACAGTTATAAAAGTGAAAATACTTGATATTAATGACAATGCTCCTTCATTTTCACAGTCGTCCTATAGTGTTTATATCAAAGAAAACAATGCGGCTGGAATGTCTTTATTCTCTGTTAGTGCAACTGATATTGATCAGGATAAAAATGCTAAGGTCGTGTATTCTATTAAGGGCTCTAAATTTCAAGAAATACCAATTTCATCTTATTTCTACATAAATTCCGAGAATGGTACACTTTACAGCATGAATTCTTTTGACTACGAAAAGTTAAAATTTTTCCAAATTATTGTTCAAGCTAAAGATCTGGGCTCTCCGCCCCTCAGTAGCAATACTACAGTTCATGTTTTCATTATGGATCAAAACGACAATGTCCCCGCTGTCATTTACCCCTCCGCGGTCATGGGTTCAGTCTCTCATCAGAGGATGCCCCGGTCTGCTAAAACGGGGCACCTCGTTACCAAGGTAACAGCTGTGGATGCTGACTCGGGTCACAACGCCTGGATTTCCTATAGACTCGCGGAAGCTACAGACTCGTCTTTGTTCGCTGTGAATCTTTATACTGGAGAGGTGAGGACTAAACGCTCTGTTTCAGAGCAGGATGACTCCTCTCAGAGACTGCTTATTGAGATCAAGGACAATGGAGAGCCAGTCCAGTCCACCACAGTTACAGTGGATATACTGATAGAGGACGGACTACACGAGCCCACCTCAGACCTCAGACAGAAATCAACAGACAAAGATAAGAAAAACAGTAAAATCACCTTCTACTTGATTCTGTCGCTAGCCTCAGTGTCTGTCTTGTCTCTATTGACGTTTTTCATACTTCTAATTAAATGCGCTAGGGACAGCCGAGGCAATGGGAGCTGCTGCATTAGCAGAGATTCTGACGGATACAAGAATCCCAACAGAAATCTACAGATCCAGCTGAACACTGACGGGCCTATTAAGTATGTGGAGGTTCTGGGAGGGGACATGATGTCTCA from Clupea harengus chromosome 8, Ch_v2.0.2, whole genome shotgun sequence encodes:
- the LOC105905983 gene encoding protocadherin gamma-C5-like isoform X15 translates to MMDVFYFYQWRILCFTLLLYTVEGQIRYTIPEELKEGSVVGHIAKDLGFGLSDISDRRLRIASDTGKQYFHIDMRKGELTVNERIDRETLCSQTIPCVLPLEAIVENPLQLYRIEIEIQDINDNSPTFHSNERILKIPENVNPGAKFPLEKAEDPDVASNSLKSYSISNNENFILNVKSQDGKKIPELVLEKSLDRENKAVHTLILTAVDGGNPVRTGTSEITITVLDTNDNSPQFEKAFYEGSVKESTAPGAEVLRVRAIDLDEGPNGDVEYFFGEQSADTTIQLFDMNSETGIISVKGQLDYEKANLHTFDILAKDKGSPRMEGHCSVKIKITDVNDNAPEIVITSLTSPIPENSPVGTVVALISAKDADSGENGKVRVQVASNSPFKLNHSVSNHYMLVTNAQIDREIHSKYDIQLNAVDLGSPPLSTRKTISISISDTNDNPPVFSQKSYTVYVNENCAPGSMLFSVSAKDPDIAKNAQISYSILDSVSQEFPVLSYVYINSDNGSIFSMHSFDYEKLKAFQIIVQAKDQGSPPLSSNATVHVFILDQNDNVPSVIYPSAVMGSVSHQRMPRSAKTGHLVTKVTAVDADSGHNAWISYRLTEATDSSLFAVNLYTGEVRTKRSVSEQDDSSQRLLIEIKDNGEPVQSTTVTVDILIEDGLHEPISDFKQKATEKDKKNSKITFYLILSLASVSVLSLLTFFILLIKCARDGRDNGSCCISRDSDGYKNPNRNLQIQLNTDGPIKYVEVLGGDMMSQSQSFGSYLSPVSEFSDLTFVKPSSTLDFKDTLRGLDASLPDSAWTFEGQQQKPPNDWRLQPNQRPGPSGQHRFHTIQQRWTPYEKSRAGPLPEGAGVVAGTGPWPNPPTEAEQLHVLMAGANVSEATATMGPRYNAQYVPDYRQNVYIPGSTATLTANPQQPPQQALPPPQVMPPTEAPKAAQTPASKKKSTKKDKK
- the LOC105905983 gene encoding protocadherin gamma-C5-like isoform X36, whose product is MMDVFYFYQWRILCFTLLLYTVEGQIRYTIPEELKEGSVVGHIAKDLGFGLSDISDRRLRIASDTGKQYFHIDMRKGELTVNERIDRETLCSQTIPCVLPLEAIVENPLQLYRIEIEIQDINDNSPTFHSNERILKIPENVNPGAKFPLEKAEDPDVASNSLKSYSISNNENFILNVKSQDGKKIPELVLEKSLDRENKAVHTLILTAVDGGNPVRTGTSEITITVLDTNDNSPQFEKAFYEGSVKESTAPGAEVLRVRAIDLDEGPNGDVEYFFGEQSADTTIQLFDMNSETGIISVKGQLDYEKANLHTFDILAKDKGSPRMEGHCSVKIKITDVNDNAPEIVITSLTSPIPENSPVGTVVALISAKDADSGENGKVRVQVASNSPFKLNHSVSNHYMLVTNAQIDREIHSKYDIQLNAVDLGSPPLSTRKTISISISDTNDNPPVFSQKSYTVYVNENCAPGSMLFSVSAKDPDIAKNAQISYSILDSVSQEFPVLSYVYINSDNGSIFSMHSFDYEKLKAFQIIVQAKDQGSPPLSSNATVHVFILDQNDNVPSVIYPSAVMGSVSHQRMPRSAKTGHLVTKVTAVDADSGHNAWISYRLTEATDSSLFAVNLYTGEVRTKRSVSEQDDSSQRLLIEIKDNGEPVQSTTVTVDILIEDGLHEPISDFKQKATEKDKKNSKITFYLILSLASVSVLSLLTFFILLIKCARDGRDNGSCCISRDSDGYKNPNRNLQIQLNTDGPIKYVEVLGGDMMSQSQSFGSYLSPVSEFSDLTFVKPSSTLDFKDTLRGLDASLPDSAWTFEGQQQKPPNDWRLQPNQRPGPSGAGPLPEGAGVVAGTGPWPNPPTEAEQLHVLMAGANVSEATATMGPRYNAQYVPDYRQNVYIPGSTATLTANPQQPPQQALPPPQVMPPTEAPKAAQTPASKKKSTKKDKK
- the LOC105902356 gene encoding protocadherin gamma-C5-like, with protein sequence MGPVMRKMPTKLWVLLLFHLTALWNTTDAQIRYTIPEELKEGSIVGNIAKDLNLEVAEISDRRLRIASDSGKQYFDVNLGKGDLIVNQRIDREELCGQSSSCLLPLEMIIENPLNLYRVEIEIQDINDNYPVFQTREHILNIAESTVPGARFRLESAQDSDVGSHSLRSYTLSKNGHFILDVKTNKDGTKLPELVLEKSLDREKETVHTLLLTAIDGGSPERSGTAEITVRVLDINDNAPVFDKAVYDVQLQENTALGVVVVTVKAVDQDEGLNAEIMYSFGPHTTEALHELFSVDTATGEVKVKNQVDYESGSSYKFDIVARDKGVPAMEGLCSIHLDILDINDNVPEIILKSLPSPVREDAPVGTVVALISAKDVDTGDNGRVILSLAPGLPFTLKPSISNNYALVTGATLDREMNPTFMVEIRASDSGSPPLTSKKNIKVDVLDVNDNPPVFAQSLYTVYVQENSAAGSILCSVSASDSDLGENAKITYSVINSKGGDIPISSYAYINSENGTVFSMHSFDYEKIKVFQFLVQAKDQGSPSLSSNATVHVFIQDQNDNVPTVIYPSAVLGSVSHQRMPRSAKTGHLVTKVTAVDADSGHNAWISYRLAEATDSSLFAVNLYTGEVRTKRSVSEQDDSSQRLLIEIKDNGEPVQSTTVTVDILIEDGLHEPISDFRQKATEKDKKKSKITFYLILSLASVSVLSLVTFFILLIKCARDSRDNGSCCISRDSDGYKNPNRNLQIQLNTDGPIKYVEVLGGDMMSQSQSFGSYLSPVSEFSDLTFVKPSSTLDFKDTLRGLDASLPDSAWTFESQQQLNSCL